A section of the Bifidobacterium sp. ESL0728 genome encodes:
- the rplU gene encoding 50S ribosomal protein L21, which yields MYAIVKAGGHQEKVEVGDVILVNRLNAKKGDTVEFPVALVVDGAKVTLAAKDLAKVSVKAEVVDDEAKGPKINIQKFKNKTGVARRKGHRQPLSVIKITAIA from the coding sequence ATGTACGCGATTGTGAAGGCCGGTGGCCATCAGGAAAAGGTCGAGGTCGGTGACGTCATCCTGGTCAACCGTCTCAATGCGAAGAAGGGCGATACCGTGGAGTTCCCGGTCGCGCTCGTGGTCGACGGCGCCAAGGTGACGCTCGCCGCCAAGGATCTTGCCAAGGTTTCCGTCAAGGCTGAAGTCGTTGACGATGAGGCCAAGGGTCCGAAGATCAATATTCAGAAGTTCAAGAACAAGACTGGTGTCGCCCGTCGCAAGGGTCATCGTCAGCCGCTTTCCGTCATCAAGATCACGGCAATCGCCTGA
- the rpmA gene encoding 50S ribosomal protein L27 yields MAHKKGASASRNGRDSSAQYLGVKKFGGEPVVAGNIIVRQRGTKFHAGQNVGTGKDHTLFALSDGNVKFGIRRDRKVVDVVSE; encoded by the coding sequence ATGGCACATAAGAAGGGCGCATCCGCTTCCCGCAACGGTCGCGATTCAAGCGCACAATACCTCGGCGTGAAGAAGTTCGGTGGCGAGCCTGTCGTCGCCGGCAACATCATCGTTCGTCAGCGTGGCACCAAGTTCCACGCCGGCCAGAACGTCGGCACCGGCAAGGATCACACCTTGTTCGCTCTGTCCGACGGCAACGTGAAGTTCGGCATTCGCCGCGATCGCAAGGTCGTCGACGTCGTCTCCGAGTGA
- the obgE gene encoding GTPase ObgE, whose protein sequence is MTDFVDRVTVHVKGGDGGNGSAGVKREKYKPLAGPNGGNGGDGGSVIFVADANANNLLDYRFVPHRKAESGTMGLGDTKDGSKGADVVLPVPSGTVIFEAKGAQGKAKHPGRELADLRHAGDKFVAAAGGMGGLGNAALANKTRRAPGFALLGEPGEERDVILELKSIADVALVGFPSAGKSSLIAAMSAAKPKIADYPFTTLVPNLGVVKLEEYRYTIADVPGLIPGASEGKGLGLEFLRHIERTEIIAHVIDCATLEPDRDPISDYHALEDELAKYAAQLKLPLGVIPIPERPRVIILNKADVPEAKELAEFVRPEFEKMGLKTFIVSTASHEGLKELGFALGKMVTELRAKLAKEEAERDEERVVIKPLEQPARRRRRADDERGTSLDFNVERETNRRGAVWFAVTGAKPERWVRQTNFDNDEAVGYLADRLAGLGVEDELRRHGAKPGDEVRIGKGENAVAFDWDPTIAAGAEMLDGTQLGARGKDLRLDDGADGNRVRRRTNAERRRQYHEMMDAKTAVREAMRQERFAGHWADPSVDDDRHDEHAILGGHDDDIENATSDN, encoded by the coding sequence ATGACAGACTTTGTAGATAGAGTGACCGTCCACGTCAAGGGCGGAGATGGCGGCAACGGTTCCGCAGGTGTGAAGCGCGAGAAATACAAGCCGCTGGCAGGTCCGAACGGAGGCAACGGCGGGGACGGCGGTTCCGTCATCTTTGTGGCGGATGCCAACGCCAACAACCTTTTGGATTATCGTTTCGTCCCGCACCGCAAGGCCGAAAGCGGCACGATGGGGTTGGGCGACACCAAGGACGGTTCGAAAGGCGCCGACGTGGTGCTGCCCGTTCCGTCGGGAACGGTGATTTTCGAAGCCAAGGGTGCGCAAGGCAAAGCCAAGCACCCGGGCCGTGAGCTGGCCGATCTGCGCCACGCCGGTGACAAGTTCGTCGCTGCTGCAGGCGGTATGGGTGGTCTTGGCAACGCCGCGCTGGCCAACAAGACACGCCGCGCCCCCGGCTTCGCGCTGCTTGGTGAACCGGGTGAAGAACGCGATGTGATTCTTGAGCTCAAATCCATTGCGGACGTCGCTTTGGTAGGCTTCCCGTCGGCTGGCAAGTCCAGCCTGATCGCCGCGATGAGCGCTGCGAAGCCGAAAATCGCCGATTATCCCTTCACTACGCTGGTACCGAACTTGGGTGTCGTGAAGCTTGAGGAATACCGCTATACGATCGCTGATGTTCCGGGGCTCATTCCCGGAGCTTCCGAAGGCAAGGGGCTCGGCCTTGAGTTCCTGCGCCATATCGAACGTACCGAAATCATCGCGCACGTCATCGATTGTGCCACGCTGGAACCTGATCGCGACCCGATTTCCGACTACCATGCGCTGGAAGACGAACTGGCGAAGTATGCGGCCCAGCTGAAGCTTCCGCTTGGCGTCATCCCGATTCCCGAGCGTCCTCGCGTCATCATCCTCAACAAGGCCGACGTGCCCGAAGCCAAGGAATTGGCGGAATTTGTGCGTCCCGAGTTCGAGAAGATGGGGCTCAAAACCTTCATCGTTTCGACAGCCTCTCATGAAGGTCTCAAGGAGCTTGGTTTCGCTTTGGGCAAGATGGTGACTGAGCTGCGAGCGAAGTTGGCCAAGGAAGAGGCCGAACGTGATGAGGAACGCGTGGTCATCAAGCCGTTGGAGCAGCCGGCACGTAGGCGTCGCCGAGCCGATGACGAACGCGGCACCTCGCTTGATTTCAATGTCGAGCGCGAGACCAACCGTAGGGGAGCCGTGTGGTTCGCCGTCACCGGAGCGAAGCCGGAGCGCTGGGTGCGCCAGACCAATTTCGACAACGACGAGGCCGTGGGCTATCTTGCCGACCGCCTGGCTGGCTTGGGTGTTGAAGATGAACTGCGCCGTCACGGTGCCAAACCCGGTGACGAGGTGCGTATCGGCAAGGGCGAGAACGCGGTCGCCTTCGATTGGGACCCGACCATCGCTGCCGGCGCGGAAATGCTCGACGGCACTCAGTTGGGTGCTCGAGGCAAGGATCTGCGCTTGGACGACGGAGCCGATGGCAACCGCGTCCGCCGCCGCACCAACGCCGAGCGTCGTCGTCAGTATCATGAGATGATGGACGCGAAAACCGCCGTACGAGAAGCCATGCGTCAGGAGCGCTTCGCCGGCCACTGGGCTGACCCGAGCGTCGACGACGACCGTCACGACGAACACGCGATTTTGGGCGGCCATGATGATGACATCGAGAACGCCACCAGCGATAACTGA
- the proB gene encoding glutamate 5-kinase — protein MNTASESQVRQSVADARTVVVKVGSSSLTKPSGHLDTDKVSALVEVLAQHAKNGTRMVLVSSGAIAAGFGPLGFDSRPDDVSTQQAAASVGQGVLMQHYETGFARYGVRVGQILLTADDTMHASRYRNAQRTLQRLLDLNVVPIVNENDALATNEIRFGDNDHLSTLVANLVRADALILLTDVDGLYTTPPSMPGAERVGFVPDADEILNEVSVVGSSSGVGTGGMVTKLEAARIAVNSGIPVVLTSADNIEDALSGKPTGTAFAPSQHRDSSRRLWIGFAANPRGSLIGDKGAIKAVLGGKASLLAAGVLEVHGDFSAGDPVWINDEEGNHIAKGLSSFDSDEIPHTLGRDTSQLKRLLGEEYAHPLVHRDNLVLL, from the coding sequence ATGAACACAGCAAGTGAATCGCAGGTTCGCCAATCGGTGGCGGACGCGCGAACCGTGGTGGTGAAGGTCGGTTCCAGCTCGCTGACCAAGCCTTCCGGCCATTTGGATACGGATAAGGTCAGTGCTTTGGTCGAGGTTCTGGCGCAGCATGCCAAAAACGGCACCCGCATGGTGTTGGTGTCATCCGGTGCCATCGCCGCAGGCTTTGGCCCGCTAGGTTTCGACTCGAGGCCGGACGATGTCTCGACCCAGCAGGCCGCAGCGTCGGTAGGTCAGGGCGTGTTGATGCAGCATTATGAGACCGGTTTTGCCCGTTACGGTGTGCGTGTCGGCCAGATTTTGCTCACCGCCGATGACACGATGCACGCTTCCCGCTATCGCAACGCCCAACGCACGTTGCAGCGCCTTCTTGACCTTAACGTGGTGCCGATTGTCAACGAAAACGACGCGCTGGCGACGAACGAAATCCGTTTCGGCGACAACGACCATCTTTCCACGCTGGTCGCCAACTTGGTGCGTGCAGACGCTTTGATCCTGCTCACCGACGTCGATGGGCTTTACACCACTCCGCCTTCCATGCCAGGAGCCGAACGAGTCGGTTTCGTCCCAGACGCCGACGAGATTCTGAATGAAGTTTCGGTGGTTGGCAGTTCGTCCGGCGTCGGCACCGGCGGCATGGTCACCAAGCTCGAAGCGGCACGTATAGCAGTCAATTCCGGTATTCCCGTCGTGCTGACCAGCGCCGATAATATAGAGGACGCGCTGAGCGGCAAACCTACTGGTACGGCGTTTGCCCCGTCTCAACACCGTGATTCCTCGCGTCGCCTGTGGATTGGTTTCGCCGCGAACCCGCGCGGTTCGTTGATTGGCGACAAAGGTGCCATCAAGGCTGTTCTCGGTGGTAAAGCCAGCCTGCTTGCAGCCGGCGTGCTTGAAGTCCACGGCGATTTTTCCGCCGGCGACCCTGTCTGGATTAATGACGAAGAGGGCAATCACATCGCCAAGGGCCTCTCGAGTTTCGATTCCGACGAAATTCCCCACACCCTCGGCCGCGACACCTCCCAACTCAAACGACTCCTGGGCGAGGAGTATGCCCATCCGCTGGTGCATCGCGATAATCTTGTTCTGTTGTAA
- a CDS encoding pyridoxal phosphate-dependent aminotransferase, giving the protein MAEWQMLSDRINSVAPSATLAVDSKAKAMKAAGVDVIGFGAGEPNFPTPDYIVDAAAAACHDPKNHRYTPTPGLPQLRKAIAEKTLRDSGYEVSPDQIVVTNGGKQAVYEALQILINPGDEVIIPAPYWTTYPQAVKLAGGKPVTVFSGTENGFQPTVEALEAARTPRTKAIFVNTPSNPTGAVWSEETVRAVGEWAVEHHVWVLSDEIYEHLTYDGEKTAYIGAVVPQVRDQLIVLNGVAKTYAMTGWRVGWLIGSIPVAKAAAKLQGHMTSNVADVCQQAAFTAVSGSLDAVAMMRKAFDKRRKAIVTGLNAINGVTCRTPKGAFYALADVTALLNRPLGKNGSVAKTSSELAELLLEEAHVAAVPGEGFGAPGFLRFSYALDDDDLAEGMRRFKEWVG; this is encoded by the coding sequence ATGGCAGAGTGGCAGATGTTGAGTGACCGTATCAATTCCGTGGCGCCGAGCGCTACCCTGGCTGTGGATTCTAAGGCAAAGGCGATGAAGGCCGCGGGCGTCGACGTCATCGGTTTCGGTGCCGGCGAGCCCAATTTCCCGACTCCCGATTACATCGTTGACGCGGCCGCCGCAGCGTGCCACGACCCGAAAAACCATCGTTACACCCCGACCCCGGGTCTGCCACAGCTTCGCAAGGCCATCGCGGAAAAAACGCTGCGCGACTCCGGATATGAAGTCTCGCCCGACCAGATCGTGGTGACCAACGGCGGCAAACAGGCCGTTTACGAAGCGCTCCAGATTCTCATCAATCCCGGCGACGAGGTTATCATTCCCGCTCCCTATTGGACCACATATCCGCAGGCTGTGAAACTTGCCGGCGGCAAGCCAGTCACTGTTTTCAGCGGTACCGAAAACGGCTTCCAGCCCACGGTCGAGGCGCTTGAAGCCGCACGTACGCCGCGTACCAAGGCCATTTTCGTCAATACACCCTCAAACCCGACCGGTGCGGTATGGAGCGAGGAAACGGTGCGAGCCGTGGGTGAGTGGGCCGTCGAGCACCACGTCTGGGTCTTAAGCGACGAGATTTACGAACACCTCACCTATGACGGCGAAAAGACCGCGTATATCGGCGCTGTTGTGCCACAAGTGCGCGACCAGCTTATCGTCCTGAACGGCGTTGCCAAGACCTACGCCATGACCGGCTGGCGTGTCGGCTGGCTTATCGGCTCCATCCCGGTTGCCAAAGCTGCTGCCAAACTGCAGGGCCACATGACCTCCAACGTCGCCGACGTTTGCCAGCAGGCCGCGTTCACGGCCGTTTCCGGCTCGCTCGATGCGGTGGCGATGATGCGCAAGGCCTTCGACAAGCGTCGCAAGGCCATCGTCACCGGTCTCAACGCCATCAACGGCGTCACCTGCCGCACGCCTAAGGGCGCGTTCTACGCTCTCGCCGATGTCACCGCGTTGCTGAACCGTCCGCTCGGCAAGAACGGAAGTGTCGCCAAGACCTCCTCGGAGCTGGCCGAGCTGCTCCTTGAGGAAGCCCACGTTGCCGCCGTCCCCGGAGAAGGATTCGGCGCCCCCGGTTTCCTGCGTTTCTCCTACGCGCTTGACGACGACGATCTGGCCGAAGGCATGCGGCGTTTCAAGGAATGGGTCGGCTGA
- the secE gene encoding preprotein translocase subunit SecE produces MAKAHESEESVKPNIFMRIGLFIKQIIDELRKVVTPSAKELAGWSVAVFLFVIILMALVSGMDFGLGKLTLWIFG; encoded by the coding sequence ATGGCGAAGGCACACGAGTCTGAAGAGAGCGTCAAGCCGAACATTTTCATGCGTATCGGCTTGTTCATCAAGCAGATTATCGACGAATTGCGTAAGGTTGTCACCCCGAGCGCCAAGGAGCTGGCCGGTTGGTCGGTTGCAGTGTTTCTTTTTGTGATCATTTTGATGGCTCTTGTTTCGGGAATGGATTTCGGTCTTGGCAAACTGACCCTCTGGATCTTCGGCTGA
- the nusG gene encoding transcription termination/antitermination protein NusG, with the protein MDNEVNLEGLDALSDLPNDEQSADTSAASSVDSAAQDAVAGIENANAAEKTSDDSADTASAEGSEVSEAAPEGATEATDDTAAETSADAATNAEGEDADDAGAKAVKEFSKSLRGLDGKWYVLHTYSGYEKRVKANVESRIQSFGLEDQIFQIEVPMEEVEKHTDKGKKVVTRVRVPGYVLIRMWPDENARRIVRETEGVTGFVGPTKEPAPLSRKDVVKMMAPMIASEALKEAGDKPAAAKKRTVEVSYKVGDQVTVIDGPFATMAGAVSDVEPTTQKLTVLVSIFGRDTPVELGFSQVEKIV; encoded by the coding sequence ATGGATAATGAAGTAAATCTTGAAGGCTTGGACGCATTGTCCGATTTGCCGAACGACGAGCAGTCTGCGGATACGTCTGCGGCTTCCAGCGTCGATAGTGCGGCACAAGATGCCGTTGCGGGTATCGAAAATGCGAACGCTGCGGAAAAGACTTCCGATGATTCTGCGGATACGGCTTCTGCCGAGGGTTCTGAGGTCTCCGAGGCTGCGCCTGAAGGCGCTACCGAAGCGACCGATGACACTGCTGCTGAAACGTCTGCCGATGCTGCGACTAACGCCGAAGGCGAAGACGCCGACGATGCCGGTGCCAAGGCCGTCAAGGAATTCTCCAAGAGCCTGCGTGGTCTGGACGGTAAGTGGTATGTGCTCCACACCTATTCCGGCTATGAGAAGCGTGTGAAGGCCAACGTCGAGTCGCGTATTCAGAGCTTCGGCCTTGAAGACCAGATCTTTCAGATCGAAGTGCCGATGGAAGAGGTTGAGAAGCATACCGACAAGGGCAAGAAGGTCGTCACCCGCGTGCGTGTGCCCGGTTACGTGCTCATCCGCATGTGGCCCGACGAGAACGCCCGTCGCATCGTCCGCGAGACGGAAGGTGTCACCGGTTTCGTAGGCCCCACCAAGGAGCCCGCGCCGCTGAGCCGCAAGGACGTCGTCAAGATGATGGCTCCGATGATTGCTTCCGAGGCTTTGAAGGAAGCGGGCGACAAGCCTGCCGCAGCCAAGAAACGCACCGTCGAGGTCTCCTACAAGGTCGGCGATCAGGTCACCGTCATCGACGGCCCGTTCGCCACGATGGCCGGTGCCGTTTCCGACGTCGAGCCCACCACGCAGAAGCTCACTGTCCTGGTCTCCATCTTCGGCCGCGATACGCCGGTCGAGCTTGGTTTCAGCCAGGTCGAGAAGATCGTCTGA
- the rplK gene encoding 50S ribosomal protein L11, with translation MAKKKVTALIKLQIEAGKANPAPPLGPALGSHGVNIMDFCKSYNEATKDKMGQVVPVEITVYEDRSFDYILKTPPAAALLLKAAGIKKGTDNPLTHKVGSVTSAQVREIAETKMADLSARDVEAGMKIIAGTARSMGITVEG, from the coding sequence ATGGCTAAGAAAAAGGTCACTGCGCTGATCAAGCTGCAGATCGAGGCCGGCAAGGCCAATCCTGCCCCGCCGCTCGGTCCTGCCCTCGGTTCGCATGGCGTCAACATCATGGACTTCTGCAAGTCCTACAACGAAGCGACGAAAGACAAGATGGGACAGGTCGTTCCTGTCGAAATCACCGTCTATGAGGATCGCTCGTTCGATTACATCCTTAAGACCCCGCCGGCCGCAGCGCTTCTGCTCAAGGCCGCCGGCATCAAGAAGGGCACCGACAACCCGCTGACCCACAAGGTCGGTTCCGTGACTTCGGCACAGGTCCGTGAGATCGCCGAGACCAAGATGGCCGATCTGTCCGCTCGCGACGTCGAGGCCGGAATGAAGATCATCGCGGGCACCGCCCGTTCGATGGGTATCACGGTCGAAGGCTGA
- the rplA gene encoding 50S ribosomal protein L1, translating to MANKHSKKYRESAEKVDGSNLYTASEAIALLKSMPERGFDETIEATYRLGVDPRKADQLVRGVVNLPNGTGKTATVLVFARGPKATEAAEAGADMVGDDDMVAKVQGGFLDFDAVVATPDMMGKVGRLGRVLGPRGLMPNPKTGTVTMDVAKAVKDIKGGKIEFRVDKNGNLSFIIGKKSFDQKALEENFQAVANEIKRLRPSTVKGRYISKATLTSTMGPGVPLDLAPLS from the coding sequence ATGGCTAACAAGCATTCCAAGAAATATCGTGAATCGGCCGAGAAGGTCGACGGCAGCAATCTGTACACCGCTTCCGAGGCTATCGCACTGCTGAAGAGCATGCCCGAGCGCGGTTTCGATGAGACCATCGAAGCCACCTATCGCTTGGGTGTCGACCCGCGTAAGGCGGATCAGCTGGTCCGTGGCGTGGTCAACCTGCCCAACGGCACTGGTAAGACTGCAACGGTCCTCGTGTTCGCACGTGGCCCGAAGGCTACCGAAGCCGCTGAGGCCGGCGCCGACATGGTCGGTGACGACGACATGGTCGCCAAGGTGCAGGGCGGTTTCCTCGACTTTGATGCCGTGGTCGCCACTCCCGACATGATGGGCAAGGTCGGTCGTTTGGGCCGCGTGCTCGGCCCCCGTGGCCTCATGCCAAACCCGAAGACCGGCACCGTGACCATGGACGTGGCCAAGGCTGTCAAGGACATCAAGGGCGGCAAGATCGAGTTCCGCGTTGACAAGAACGGCAACCTGTCGTTCATCATCGGCAAGAAGTCCTTCGATCAGAAGGCTCTGGAAGAGAACTTCCAGGCTGTTGCCAACGAGATCAAGCGTCTGCGTCCTTCCACCGTGAAGGGCCGCTACATTTCCAAGGCGACGCTCACCTCGACGATGGGTCCCGGCGTTCCGCTGGACCTCGCCCCGCTTTCCTGA
- a CDS encoding IS1249 family transposase, translating to MVKRKSSRARRCPLCGLPMRRNGYTKAGRQRWRCDACSASGVAARPDATRLAEFRSWLSWALGRTDVQQAARAIGVATRQGFAKRTAWCWRIRPRLPKPPKTHCVEVDGTYLNGWCLLIAVDADDGAPLALQWCDTEKKAAWLALFRRIPRPDAVVCDGGRGCLAAIGQAWPGMRVQRCLVHVLRNTRADLTSRPRTEPGKTLYKLARRLVNVKRCGTPEQAGQWLADLNEWYAGNKEWLDERTVARDPDTGFRRTWFTHQRARDAYHRLNRLNAAGMLFTWLDPSLTAGGPVAWNTNMLEGGVNKPVKDAMRRHNGLSPEHARRICEWILYMKTRDPDPERIAKDRLRKGKPKREEEHDAIPLPGLDRRSVQQTDPQDPAVNAYESGFGIRHGWAGYSA from the coding sequence ATGGTCAAACGGAAATCGTCGAGGGCGAGGCGCTGCCCGCTGTGCGGGCTGCCGATGCGCAGGAACGGATACACGAAGGCCGGACGGCAGCGCTGGAGGTGCGACGCGTGCTCGGCGAGCGGCGTCGCCGCGAGGCCGGACGCCACGCGCCTGGCCGAGTTCCGCTCATGGCTCTCGTGGGCGCTGGGCCGCACGGACGTCCAGCAGGCCGCCCGGGCGATCGGGGTCGCCACCCGACAGGGGTTCGCGAAACGCACCGCCTGGTGCTGGCGGATCAGGCCCAGGCTGCCGAAGCCCCCGAAAACGCATTGCGTGGAGGTGGACGGCACGTACCTCAACGGCTGGTGCCTGCTCATCGCCGTCGACGCGGACGACGGCGCGCCGCTGGCGTTGCAGTGGTGCGACACGGAGAAGAAGGCCGCCTGGCTCGCCCTGTTCCGCCGGATCCCGCGGCCCGACGCGGTCGTCTGCGACGGCGGGCGCGGCTGCCTCGCCGCCATCGGCCAGGCATGGCCCGGCATGCGCGTGCAGCGCTGCCTGGTCCACGTGCTCCGGAACACGAGGGCCGACCTGACCTCCAGGCCGCGCACCGAGCCGGGCAAGACGCTCTACAAGCTGGCCAGAAGGCTCGTGAACGTGAAGCGCTGCGGCACCCCGGAACAGGCCGGGCAGTGGCTGGCGGACCTGAACGAATGGTACGCGGGGAACAAGGAATGGCTGGACGAACGGACCGTGGCCCGCGACCCCGACACCGGTTTCCGCCGCACCTGGTTCACCCACCAACGCGCACGCGACGCCTACCACCGGCTCAACCGCCTCAACGCCGCCGGCATGCTCTTCACATGGCTCGACCCCTCCCTGACGGCCGGAGGGCCGGTCGCGTGGAACACGAACATGCTCGAGGGCGGCGTGAACAAGCCGGTCAAGGACGCCATGCGCCGCCACAACGGCCTCAGCCCGGAACACGCCAGAAGGATCTGCGAATGGATCCTCTATATGAAGACCCGCGACCCCGACCCGGAACGGATCGCCAAAGACCGGCTCCGGAAAGGAAAACCGAAACGAGAGGAGGAGCACGACGCCATCCCGTTGCCCGGCCTCGACCGGCGCTCCGTGCAACAGACGGACCCCCAAGACCCCGCGGTAAACGCCTACGAATCAGGCTTCGGCATCAGACACGGATGGGCCGGATACTCGGCATGA
- a CDS encoding HNH endonuclease family protein: MILLVAACLIGVATGLVLPKVSRPLAQMTGQYVATGPVAQVLATLPVDDHPSTRGYNRDSFGYNTTDDDGDGCTIRDDILKRDMTAIRYKAPSPCQVKTGALKEPYTGKSIRFVRGRQTSAAVQIDHVVALENAWQSGANKWDAATKQQYGNDAYNLLAVDGPANQQKGSASAAYWLPSNRRFRCAYVARQVGVKQKYNLTVTTPEKQAISKVLRTCPAQQIPKQ; the protein is encoded by the coding sequence CTGATTCTGTTGGTGGCTGCCTGCCTTATCGGCGTCGCCACCGGTTTGGTGTTGCCGAAAGTGAGCAGGCCACTTGCTCAAATGACTGGCCAGTACGTGGCCACCGGCCCAGTGGCGCAGGTGCTGGCGACGCTGCCGGTCGACGATCATCCGAGTACGCGCGGTTACAACCGTGATTCGTTTGGCTACAACACCACCGATGACGATGGCGACGGCTGCACCATCCGCGACGACATCCTCAAGCGCGATATGACGGCAATTCGATACAAGGCACCGAGCCCTTGCCAGGTCAAGACGGGTGCGTTGAAAGAACCGTATACCGGCAAATCCATCCGTTTCGTGCGCGGCAGGCAGACCAGCGCGGCGGTGCAGATCGACCATGTGGTGGCGCTGGAGAACGCCTGGCAGTCAGGCGCGAATAAATGGGACGCAGCCACAAAGCAGCAATATGGCAATGACGCCTACAACTTGTTGGCCGTCGACGGCCCTGCCAACCAGCAAAAAGGTTCCGCCTCGGCCGCCTACTGGCTGCCATCAAACCGCAGGTTCCGTTGCGCCTACGTCGCTCGCCAAGTTGGCGTGAAGCAAAAATACAACCTCACGGTGACGACCCCTGAAAAGCAAGCCATCTCGAAGGTCCTACGCACCTGTCCAGCGCAGCAGATTCCGAAACAATGA
- a CDS encoding MFS transporter, with the protein MTNRVQAPVKSPSKPSLSQALTKEESYIDGHLSHAAFISIAILTFITFIGNFTQLQLSAALPTIVHEFNINVTTGQWLTSVIQLVQGVMVPLTAYLTRRFSTRQIVITSMAIFTLGSVLAWLGPTFILVLAGRTLEAIGSGVMWPVLQIIVFSVYPMSKRGMAMGTVGVAMSVAPAIGPTFGGWQTDANGWRSIFVSLTVVGAIALALAIFFLHNFGERDNEVKADFFSVCLSVIGFGGLLFGFTNIEAYAFTAPVVWLPMVIGLIGIVWFVTRQLKGAKRYKAQLKELLAGLEENEHLQEEADRPQNVAELRAAIKRLKADPDSAARLEEHFKTPKVREQIEKIRKLQPPLLDLTVLKNKNFCVGTITAAMSFFAFSSITVIIPLFIQNDRGYSATISGLVMLPGALGQCISQFGGGRLLDRFGARPVALLGSFTLMTGTIMMSFIGMGMPIWWVSICQFIRQIGMGFVLMPITTWSLNCLTPGSVSAGSAVTNTVRQISGAIGAPVLVILMEEFTKVFRPFMSSGHTGAILANVWGIRMSLIISSVIALGMVLLVLFGVRGQGAGSARDLANRTLRHVRVPRIHLHKQP; encoded by the coding sequence GTGACTAATCGCGTGCAAGCACCGGTAAAATCTCCCTCGAAACCATCCTTGTCACAGGCCCTCACCAAAGAGGAATCCTACATCGACGGGCATCTGAGCCATGCGGCTTTCATCTCCATCGCCATTCTCACGTTCATTACTTTTATCGGTAATTTCACACAGCTGCAGCTGAGCGCCGCGCTGCCCACCATCGTCCATGAGTTCAACATCAACGTGACCACCGGCCAGTGGCTCACCTCTGTCATTCAGCTCGTACAGGGCGTCATGGTGCCGCTGACGGCCTACCTCACCCGTCGCTTCTCCACCCGCCAGATCGTCATCACCTCGATGGCCATCTTCACGCTGGGTTCCGTTCTGGCCTGGCTTGGACCGACCTTCATCCTCGTGCTCGCCGGACGTACGCTGGAAGCCATCGGCTCCGGCGTGATGTGGCCGGTGCTGCAAATCATCGTCTTCTCGGTCTACCCGATGTCCAAGCGCGGCATGGCCATGGGTACCGTGGGCGTGGCCATGAGCGTCGCCCCCGCCATCGGCCCGACCTTCGGCGGCTGGCAAACCGATGCCAACGGCTGGCGCTCCATCTTTGTTTCGCTGACAGTCGTCGGGGCAATCGCATTGGCGCTCGCCATCTTCTTCCTTCATAACTTCGGCGAGCGCGACAACGAAGTCAAGGCCGACTTCTTCTCAGTGTGCCTTTCCGTTATCGGTTTCGGCGGATTGCTCTTCGGCTTCACCAATATCGAAGCCTATGCGTTCACGGCTCCGGTGGTCTGGCTGCCCATGGTCATCGGCTTGATCGGCATCGTCTGGTTCGTCACCCGCCAGCTGAAGGGGGCCAAGCGCTACAAGGCCCAGCTCAAGGAGCTTCTTGCCGGGCTTGAAGAGAACGAGCACCTGCAGGAGGAAGCCGACCGCCCCCAGAACGTAGCCGAGCTGCGCGCCGCCATCAAGCGCTTGAAGGCCGATCCCGATTCGGCCGCAAGGCTTGAGGAACATTTCAAAACACCCAAGGTCCGCGAGCAGATCGAGAAGATCCGCAAACTACAGCCGCCGCTGCTCGACCTTACGGTTTTGAAGAACAAGAACTTCTGCGTCGGCACCATCACTGCGGCGATGAGCTTCTTCGCTTTCAGCTCGATTACCGTCATCATCCCGCTTTTCATCCAGAACGACCGTGGCTATTCCGCCACGATTTCCGGCCTGGTGATGCTTCCCGGCGCGCTTGGACAGTGCATCTCGCAGTTCGGCGGCGGCAGGCTGCTCGACCGGTTCGGGGCGCGCCCCGTGGCCTTACTCGGCTCCTTCACACTGATGACCGGTACTATCATGATGAGTTTCATCGGCATGGGCATGCCGATCTGGTGGGTCTCGATCTGCCAGTTCATCCGTCAGATCGGCATGGGTTTCGTACTGATGCCGATTACGACGTGGTCGCTTAACTGCCTCACCCCCGGAAGCGTTTCCGCAGGTTCCGCCGTCACGAACACGGTCCGGCAGATATCCGGAGCCATCGGTGCACCGGTTCTGGTGATTCTGATGGAAGAGTTCACCAAGGTCTTCCGCCCCTTCATGAGTTCCGGCCACACGGGTGCCATCCTCGCCAACGTCTGGGGCATCAGGATGTCGCTCATCATCAGCTCGGTCATCGCGCTGGGCATGGTGTTGCTCGTGCTCTTCGGCGTGCGCGGCCAAGGCGCCGGTTCCGCCCGCGACCTCGCCAACCGCACCCTGCGTCACGTCCGCGTTCCTCGCATCCACCTGCACAAGCAGCCCTGA